From Flavobacterium alkalisoli, the proteins below share one genomic window:
- a CDS encoding transketolase family protein: MKKYTNTGNKDTRSGFGAGLTELGKTNENVVALCADLIGSLKMDDFKANHPERFFQVGIAEANMIGMAAGMTIGGKIPFTGTFANFSTGRVYDQIRQSVAYSDKNVKICASHAGLTLGEDGATHQILEDIGLMKMLPGMTVINTCDYNQTKAATIAIAEHHGPVYLRFGRPSVPNFTPENGEFVIGKAVLLNEGTDVTIVATGHLVWEALVAAEALEAKGISAEVINIHTIKPLDEEAILKSVAKTGCVVTAEEHNILGGLGESVARTLAANNPAPQEFVAVNDSFGESGTPAQLMEKYKLNNEAIVEAVEKVIRRK, from the coding sequence ATGAAAAAATACACAAATACAGGAAATAAAGACACTCGTTCAGGTTTTGGAGCAGGACTTACAGAACTTGGAAAAACTAATGAAAATGTTGTTGCCCTTTGTGCTGACCTTATCGGGTCGCTAAAAATGGACGACTTTAAAGCAAACCACCCTGAGCGTTTCTTTCAGGTAGGTATTGCAGAAGCAAACATGATTGGTATGGCTGCAGGTATGACTATAGGTGGTAAAATTCCTTTTACAGGTACTTTTGCCAACTTCTCTACAGGTAGGGTTTATGACCAAATCCGTCAGTCTGTTGCTTATTCAGATAAAAACGTAAAAATATGTGCTTCTCACGCAGGTTTAACACTGGGTGAAGACGGTGCAACTCACCAGATACTTGAAGATATCGGCTTGATGAAAATGCTTCCGGGCATGACTGTAATCAATACTTGTGACTACAACCAGACTAAAGCAGCTACTATTGCTATTGCTGAACACCACGGACCAGTTTACCTACGTTTCGGTCGTCCGTCTGTTCCTAACTTCACTCCTGAAAACGGAGAGTTTGTTATTGGTAAAGCGGTTTTACTAAATGAAGGTACAGATGTAACTATTGTTGCTACAGGACACCTTGTATGGGAAGCTCTTGTTGCTGCTGAGGCTCTTGAGGCTAAAGGTATCTCTGCAGAGGTTATCAATATCCACACCATTAAGCCACTTGACGAGGAAGCTATCCTTAAATCGGTTGCTAAAACAGGATGTGTAGTTACAGCAGAAGAGCACAACATTCTTGGTGGTCTTGGAGAAAGCGTTGCCCGTACACTTGCTGCAAACAACCCTGCACCACAGGAGTTTGTTGCCGTAAACGACAGCTTTGGTGAATCAGGAACTCCGGCACAGCTTATGGAGAAATACAAACTAAACAACGAAGCTATCGTTGAAGCTGTAGAAAAAGTAATCAGGAGAAAATAA
- a CDS encoding FKBP-type peptidyl-prolyl cis-trans isomerase: MKRCFKALCLLSLAFLASCKKDDDTSIAPPRDYTEQYATEKVEIEEYLHTHYIVSVDENFTVEIDSITADNPQTSIWDQTEYPLQTKLVTLNDVEYTLYYLVLNEGGNEMPTRYDRVKVAYRGWRMDDYQFDYSPYPDQFLFLPVMIEGWQEIIPLFKTGFYNDTPGDPNPASFTDFGAGVMFLPSDFGYYDSSQVGIPSYSPLVFSFKLYDMQQDDSDNDGIPTYLEVGPDSIDVYDYDSDGDGTPNFQDADDDGDGISTRIEITIPGTDDELYDFENIPVCEDSGEPIYLDPTCFPEQ; encoded by the coding sequence ATGAAGAGATGTTTCAAGGCTTTGTGCCTTTTGTCTTTGGCTTTTTTAGCATCTTGTAAAAAAGATGACGATACCAGTATTGCCCCGCCAAGGGATTATACTGAACAATATGCTACAGAAAAAGTTGAAATAGAAGAATACCTGCATACTCATTATATTGTTAGTGTAGATGAAAACTTTACTGTCGAAATAGATTCTATTACAGCAGATAATCCTCAAACATCTATTTGGGATCAAACGGAATATCCGTTACAAACCAAGCTTGTAACTCTTAATGATGTTGAATATACATTATATTACCTTGTTTTAAACGAAGGGGGTAACGAGATGCCAACACGTTACGACCGCGTAAAAGTGGCTTACAGAGGCTGGAGAATGGATGATTATCAGTTTGATTACAGTCCGTATCCTGATCAGTTTTTATTCCTTCCTGTTATGATTGAAGGATGGCAGGAAATTATACCGCTATTTAAAACCGGTTTTTATAATGATACACCAGGCGACCCTAACCCTGCAAGCTTTACCGATTTTGGGGCAGGGGTAATGTTCCTTCCTTCAGATTTTGGTTACTACGATTCTTCTCAGGTAGGTATACCTTCATACAGTCCGCTTGTTTTCAGCTTTAAGTTGTATGATATGCAACAGGATGATTCTGATAACGATGGTATCCCTACGTATCTTGAAGTAGGTCCTGACAGTATTGATGTTTATGATTATGACAGCGATGGTGACGGTACGCCAAACTTCCAGGATGCTGATGACGACGGAGACGGTATTTCTACAAGAATAGAAATTACCATTCCGGGAACTGACGATGAGTTGTATGATTTTGAAAATATTCCTGTTTGTGAAGATTCAGGAGAGCCTATATATCTTGATCCAACCTGCTTCCCGGAGCAATAG
- a CDS encoding RNA-binding S4 domain-containing protein, which yields MRIDKYLWCIRYYKTRNIATEACKKGHITINGQPAKPSRDVFATDKITVRKDQINYKLTVLDIPPNRVGAKLVDIYRKDETPAEAFEHLELLKLSKDYYRAKGTGRPTKKDRRDLDDYSDDIDDDFLSGEENEI from the coding sequence ATGAGGATAGATAAATATTTATGGTGCATTCGTTACTATAAAACCCGTAATATAGCTACAGAAGCATGCAAAAAGGGACACATTACCATAAACGGGCAGCCGGCAAAGCCGTCGCGCGATGTTTTTGCTACCGATAAGATTACCGTAAGGAAAGACCAGATAAACTATAAGCTTACCGTTTTAGATATTCCGCCTAACCGTGTGGGTGCTAAACTGGTAGACATATACCGTAAAGACGAAACTCCGGCTGAGGCATTTGAACACCTGGAACTGCTTAAACTGTCTAAAGATTACTATCGTGCCAAAGGAACCGGGCGACCTACCAAAAAAGACCGCCGCGACCTTGACGATTATTCCGATGACATTGATGATGATTTTTTATCGGGTGAAGAAAATGAAATATAG
- a CDS encoding phosphoribosyltransferase family protein produces the protein MKNIILTQQEIEHKTKRIAYQIYETFVDEKEVVIAGIATNGYIFAEKLAKTLDTISDLKITLCEVKINKQNPIEAVQTSIPAEEYTNKALILVDDVLNSGTTLIYGVKHFLDVPLKKFKTAVLVDRNHKQYPVKADFKGLSLSTSLQEHIQVVFNDNEAYAYLS, from the coding sequence ATGAAAAACATAATCCTTACACAACAGGAAATAGAACATAAAACCAAACGTATAGCTTACCAGATATATGAGACTTTTGTAGACGAGAAAGAGGTTGTAATAGCAGGTATTGCCACAAACGGTTACATTTTTGCCGAAAAGCTTGCCAAAACCCTTGACACTATTTCCGATCTTAAGATTACCCTGTGTGAAGTAAAAATAAACAAACAAAACCCAATAGAGGCCGTACAAACATCTATTCCGGCTGAAGAGTATACAAACAAGGCTCTTATACTTGTAGACGATGTACTAAATAGCGGTACTACTCTTATTTATGGCGTGAAGCATTTTCTTGATGTTCCGCTTAAAAAGTTTAAGACTGCAGTACTTGTAGACCGTAACCACAAACAGTATCCTGTAAAAGCCGACTTTAAAGGCCTATCGCTTTCCACTTCATTACAGGAACACATACAGGTAGTATTTAACGACAACGAGGCCTACGCTTATCTAAGCTAA
- a CDS encoding shikimate kinase: MKKILLLGYMASGKSTIAQLLSKASGIPYKDLDEIIEEKAQKSISKIFEEDGEIKFRKMEHEALKAVLSDEQELILALGGGTPCYAGNHEFLKNDDVVSVYLKAGIPVLVNRLRKDDKPRPLFDKQPEEEQEEFVAKHLFDRSYFYYQAKHVVSTDGKSAEDVVNEIMSLF, from the coding sequence ATGAAAAAAATTTTGCTGTTAGGCTACATGGCCTCGGGAAAGTCAACAATTGCTCAGTTATTGTCAAAAGCGTCTGGAATTCCCTACAAAGATCTGGATGAAATTATCGAGGAAAAAGCGCAAAAAAGCATTTCGAAGATATTTGAAGAGGACGGAGAGATAAAATTCCGTAAAATGGAACATGAAGCCCTTAAAGCGGTTTTAAGCGACGAACAGGAGCTTATACTGGCCTTAGGGGGAGGAACGCCGTGTTATGCCGGTAATCATGAGTTTTTAAAGAATGACGATGTTGTTTCGGTATACTTAAAGGCGGGGATACCTGTTTTGGTAAACAGATTAAGGAAAGATGATAAACCCAGGCCTTTGTTTGATAAACAGCCCGAAGAGGAGCAGGAGGAGTTTGTAGCCAAGCATTTGTTTGACCGTAGTTACTTTTACTACCAGGCAAAGCATGTGGTGTCAACAGACGGGAAGTCTGCCGAAGATGTTGTAAATGAGATAATGAGCCTTTTTTAG
- a CDS encoding aldo/keto reductase — protein sequence MKKMNLGSQGLTVPIIGLGCMGMTGFEDGNMYGEADEQEAIATIHRSLELGGNFLDTADLYGPFKNEQLIAKAINGNRDKYIIASKFGWEIDDNNKVTWAINGKKEYVKKAVERSLKNLNTDYIDLYYMHRLDKNTPIEETVEAMSELVKEGKVGYLGLSEVSSETIKRAHAVHPITAVQSEYSLFERTTEERGILNTLNELGIGFVAYSPLGRGFLSGQIRTIDDLPENDFRRAIPRFQEEYFYKNIELVKAIEKMAEEKEITSSQLALAWIMNKGILPIPGTKRRKYLEQNIAATEIELNEADITKLESIVPLGTDTGNPYDDFSMGLID from the coding sequence ATGAAAAAAATGAATTTAGGAAGTCAGGGTCTAACTGTGCCAATTATAGGTTTGGGTTGTATGGGTATGACAGGTTTTGAAGATGGAAATATGTATGGAGAGGCAGATGAGCAGGAAGCTATTGCCACCATTCACAGATCACTGGAATTAGGCGGTAATTTCTTAGATACTGCCGATTTGTATGGGCCTTTTAAAAATGAACAGTTAATTGCTAAAGCAATAAACGGCAACAGGGACAAATATATCATTGCATCAAAGTTCGGTTGGGAAATAGATGACAATAACAAAGTAACCTGGGCTATTAACGGTAAGAAAGAGTATGTAAAAAAAGCGGTAGAGCGTTCACTTAAAAACCTCAATACAGATTATATCGACTTGTACTACATGCACCGACTTGATAAAAACACACCTATCGAAGAAACCGTTGAGGCGATGAGCGAACTCGTAAAGGAAGGAAAAGTAGGTTATTTGGGACTATCAGAAGTATCTTCAGAAACTATAAAAAGAGCTCATGCGGTTCACCCCATTACGGCTGTACAAAGTGAATACTCTTTATTTGAGCGCACAACAGAAGAACGTGGTATATTGAACACGCTAAATGAACTTGGAATAGGCTTTGTCGCTTACTCACCATTAGGACGTGGTTTTTTATCAGGACAGATAAGAACTATAGATGACTTACCGGAAAATGATTTCCGCAGGGCTATTCCCCGTTTTCAGGAAGAATATTTTTATAAGAATATTGAGTTGGTTAAGGCAATTGAGAAAATGGCTGAAGAGAAAGAAATAACCTCATCACAGTTGGCACTTGCCTGGATTATGAACAAAGGTATCTTACCTATACCTGGTACTAAACGAAGAAAATACTTAGAGCAAAACATAGCGGCTACCGAAATCGAATTGAATGAAGCAGATATAACTAAACTTGAAAGTATTGTGCCTTTAGGGACTGACACCGGTAATCCATACGATGATTTTAGTATGGGGCTAATTGATTAA
- a CDS encoding helix-turn-helix domain-containing protein, translating to MNTIKSVSEFHRLLSLPEPRHPLVSVINLDESIFLEDDVWKGFVNSFYCVALKKEVKGKIRYGQQHYDYNKGVLSFTAPNQVQQLDLNNVECGSGYLLIFHTDFLLAHPLASNINSYTFFSYAVNEALHLSAEEEDDLITILNKIDKECQHIDKYTQEIILSQIELLLNYSNRFYERQFITRKNHNHQLLAKFERLVDEYFESNTTTQPELLTVHRIAELMNLSPNYLSDLLRMHTGQNTQQHIHQRLIEKAKEKLSTTNLSVSEIAYALGFEHAQSFSTLFKRKTSLSPLEFRQTFN from the coding sequence ATGAATACAATCAAATCAGTTTCAGAATTTCACCGATTACTCTCTTTGCCGGAGCCACGCCATCCGTTGGTAAGTGTAATTAACCTTGACGAAAGCATATTTCTGGAAGATGATGTATGGAAAGGTTTTGTAAACAGCTTTTATTGTGTTGCCCTCAAAAAGGAAGTAAAGGGTAAAATACGATACGGTCAGCAACATTATGATTACAATAAAGGCGTTCTTAGCTTTACTGCTCCTAATCAGGTTCAGCAATTGGACTTGAACAATGTAGAATGCGGATCAGGCTACCTGCTTATTTTTCATACTGACTTTTTGCTGGCCCATCCACTGGCAAGCAACATTAATAGCTATACCTTTTTCTCTTATGCAGTAAATGAGGCATTGCATCTTTCTGCTGAAGAAGAAGATGACCTTATTACAATATTGAATAAAATTGATAAGGAATGCCAGCATATTGATAAGTATACTCAGGAAATCATCCTATCTCAAATTGAGTTGTTACTCAATTATTCCAATCGATTTTACGAGCGACAGTTTATAACACGCAAAAACCACAATCATCAACTGCTTGCCAAATTTGAACGACTTGTTGATGAGTATTTTGAGAGCAATACAACAACACAGCCTGAATTGTTAACAGTACATCGCATAGCCGAATTAATGAATCTGTCTCCAAACTACCTGAGCGATCTGTTACGCATGCACACAGGACAAAACACACAACAGCATATACATCAACGGTTAATTGAAAAGGCAAAAGAAAAACTCTCAACCACAAATTTATCGGTAAGTGAAATTGCATATGCATTAGGTTTTGAACACGCACAATCGTTCAGTACACTATTTAAGAGGAAAACCAGCTTGTCACCTCTTGAATTCAGGCAGACATTTAACTGA
- a CDS encoding bifunctional helix-turn-helix domain-containing protein/methylated-DNA--[protein]-cysteine S-methyltransferase has product METQDQLNYDRIAKAIEYIKENFKSQPNLDEIADKVHISQSHFQRMFTDWAGTSPKKFLQFISIEHAKRILKEEQATLFDTAFETGLSSTSRLHDLFINIEGMTPMEYKNGGKNLQINYSFAESPFGSLIVASTSKGICYMAFENNEETALKNLHDKFPNAAFHRKLDLMQQNALFIFQNDWSKLNKIKLHLKGTDFQLKVWESLLKIPMGGLSTYGRLAENIGNPNASRAVGTAIGSNPVAYLIPCHRVIQSTGNFGEYMWGSTRKTAIIGWEGAKTHSEI; this is encoded by the coding sequence ATGGAAACACAAGATCAACTTAATTACGACAGAATTGCAAAAGCTATTGAGTATATAAAGGAAAATTTCAAATCGCAACCCAATTTAGATGAAATTGCGGATAAGGTTCACATAAGCCAGTCGCATTTTCAAAGAATGTTTACGGACTGGGCAGGTACAAGCCCTAAAAAATTCCTGCAGTTTATAAGCATAGAGCATGCAAAAAGAATCCTGAAAGAAGAACAGGCTACATTATTTGACACAGCCTTTGAAACCGGACTTTCAAGTACCAGCAGACTGCATGACCTGTTTATAAACATTGAAGGAATGACCCCTATGGAATACAAGAATGGTGGTAAAAACCTGCAAATCAACTACAGCTTTGCTGAGAGTCCGTTTGGGTCATTAATAGTCGCTTCCACATCAAAAGGTATTTGCTATATGGCTTTTGAAAATAATGAAGAAACGGCATTGAAAAACCTGCATGATAAATTTCCTAACGCTGCATTTCACAGAAAACTGGACTTAATGCAGCAAAATGCATTGTTCATTTTCCAAAACGACTGGAGTAAGCTAAACAAAATAAAACTGCATTTAAAAGGCACTGATTTTCAGTTAAAGGTTTGGGAAAGCCTTTTAAAAATCCCTATGGGTGGTCTTTCTACCTACGGCAGGCTGGCAGAAAACATTGGTAACCCCAATGCATCAAGAGCTGTAGGAACTGCTATTGGGAGCAATCCTGTTGCTTATCTTATCCCCTGCCATCGTGTAATACAATCTACAGGCAACTTTGGAGAGTACATGTGGGGAAGCACCCGAAAAACTGCCATTATAGGTTGGGAAGGAGCCAAAACCCATTCAGAAATCTAA
- a CDS encoding 2OG-Fe(II) oxygenase — protein sequence MQDIIQKIESIDWKNITESMHQNGYAIIQNLLNEEQCDLLKANYNDSNLYRKTVIMARYRFGLGEYKYFNYPLPDIIQTVRATIYPYLAPIANAWFKALKIDREFPSLHEELLKQCHENGQEKATVLILKYGKGGFNTLHQDLYGDIYFPIQIVFILDEPDSDFTGGEFVLTQQIPLAQSKAIVLKPGKGDVLIFTTNFKPEKGTKGYYRVNMKHGVSEVKWGNRHSLGIIFHDAVS from the coding sequence ATGCAGGACATCATTCAAAAAATAGAAAGCATAGATTGGAAAAATATTACCGAATCTATGCATCAAAACGGTTATGCTATTATACAAAACTTACTCAATGAAGAACAATGCGATCTGTTAAAAGCCAATTATAACGATTCAAACCTATACCGAAAAACAGTAATAATGGCGCGTTATCGCTTTGGCTTAGGTGAATACAAATATTTCAATTACCCGCTACCGGACATTATTCAAACCGTTAGGGCAACTATTTATCCCTATCTTGCGCCTATTGCCAATGCTTGGTTTAAAGCCCTGAAAATTGACAGGGAATTTCCATCACTGCACGAGGAGCTGCTTAAACAATGTCATGAAAACGGACAGGAAAAAGCTACTGTTCTGATTTTAAAATATGGCAAAGGCGGTTTCAACACCTTACATCAGGACCTGTATGGAGATATTTATTTCCCTATTCAGATTGTTTTTATACTGGATGAACCTGACAGTGATTTCACAGGAGGCGAATTTGTACTCACACAGCAAATACCCCTAGCCCAGTCTAAAGCGATTGTTTTAAAGCCGGGAAAAGGTGATGTATTGATTTTTACCACTAATTTTAAACCTGAAAAAGGCACTAAAGGCTATTACCGGGTTAATATGAAACATGGTGTAAGTGAAGTAAAATGGGGCAACCGACATAGTTTAGGAATAATTTTTCACGATGCGGTAAGTTAA
- a CDS encoding Ada metal-binding domain-containing protein — MIQHSEISNTLLRAKIKAGEISFGGNKKLKIYGRLSCKSGKRMKQENRVFFGSEQEAIKNQFRPCGHCMKTEYKKWKDGLI; from the coding sequence ATGATCCAGCATTCTGAAATATCAAATACGTTGTTAAGGGCCAAAATTAAGGCCGGAGAAATAAGCTTTGGCGGAAATAAAAAGCTTAAAATTTACGGGCGGTTATCCTGCAAATCGGGAAAACGAATGAAACAGGAAAACAGGGTTTTCTTTGGTTCTGAACAGGAGGCCATAAAAAATCAATTCCGTCCCTGCGGGCATTGCATGAAAACAGAATACAAAAAGTGGAAAGATGGACTTATTTAA
- a CDS encoding alpha-ketoglutarate-dependent dioxygenase AlkB family protein: MDLFNQTPDKERNWLPYDGTVNYYGRIVNKQQADFYLKSLLETIEWRNDEAVIFGKKIITKRKVAWYGEKPFEYTYSNTTKHALPWTKELLELKLLAEQETGETFNSCLLNLYHNGSEGMAWHSDGEKDLKKNGAIASLSFGAERKFAFKHKVSKEKIDCFLEHGSLLVMKDTTQTHWLHRLPPVTKITSPRVNLTFRTTEE, encoded by the coding sequence ATGGACTTATTTAACCAAACTCCCGACAAAGAAAGAAACTGGCTTCCGTATGACGGAACAGTAAATTATTACGGTAGGATAGTAAACAAACAACAGGCAGACTTTTACCTGAAAAGTCTTTTAGAAACTATTGAATGGCGAAATGACGAGGCCGTTATTTTCGGTAAGAAGATAATAACCAAACGAAAAGTAGCCTGGTATGGAGAAAAACCATTTGAGTATACCTATTCAAATACCACAAAACATGCTTTGCCGTGGACGAAAGAATTATTAGAACTAAAACTTTTAGCCGAACAGGAAACAGGAGAAACATTCAACTCATGTTTACTCAATTTGTATCATAACGGTAGCGAGGGAATGGCCTGGCATAGCGATGGTGAGAAGGATTTGAAGAAAAATGGAGCGATAGCTTCTTTGAGTTTTGGAGCAGAAAGAAAATTTGCCTTTAAGCACAAGGTAAGCAAAGAAAAAATAGACTGTTTTTTGGAACATGGCAGTTTATTGGTAATGAAAGACACCACACAAACGCATTGGCTTCATCGATTACCTCCTGTAACAAAAATTACCTCTCCCAGAGTAAATCTCACTTTTAGGACAACTGAAGAGTAA
- a CDS encoding HamA C-terminal domain-containing protein, which produces MAKPFESDLVLNEHIKESNLRVYHVGFEANKFRLTPLVEVIRKVIPEFAFGYHAGMSIPYTEVIERIVEAANTVYLTDKYQKRGEFGELILHLLLRDFCNTIPLVSKIYFKDAHNATVHGFDGIHITDDGSTKKLWLGESKLYKDGIEGVKELAKDVLNHVKGDYLKKEFELIRRKIPQEIPDIEYWLDLMHKHKNLDKVFDSIIIPLVCTYSSPIFKDHNDNTEEYFDAIEKECRALFDTFNKKVETEVDLLLFLLPVPDKDDLNNELDQKLKYMQKI; this is translated from the coding sequence ATGGCAAAACCATTTGAATCTGACTTAGTTTTAAATGAGCATATAAAAGAATCTAACTTAAGAGTTTACCACGTTGGCTTTGAAGCTAATAAATTTAGACTCACCCCATTAGTTGAAGTAATTAGAAAAGTTATTCCTGAATTTGCTTTTGGATATCATGCAGGGATGAGTATTCCATATACAGAAGTAATTGAAAGAATAGTTGAGGCAGCTAATACTGTATACTTAACTGATAAATACCAAAAAAGAGGTGAGTTTGGAGAACTTATTCTCCATTTATTATTAAGAGATTTTTGCAATACAATTCCATTAGTATCGAAAATTTATTTCAAAGATGCTCATAATGCAACAGTACATGGTTTTGATGGTATCCATATCACAGATGATGGAAGTACAAAAAAGCTATGGCTTGGAGAATCTAAACTTTATAAAGATGGCATAGAAGGAGTAAAGGAATTAGCAAAAGATGTCTTAAATCACGTAAAAGGTGATTATTTAAAAAAAGAATTTGAACTCATCAGAAGAAAAATACCACAAGAGATACCTGATATTGAATACTGGTTAGATTTAATGCACAAACATAAAAATCTAGATAAAGTTTTCGATAGCATAATAATACCATTAGTATGCACATACTCCAGTCCAATTTTCAAAGATCATAACGATAATACAGAAGAATATTTTGATGCAATAGAAAAAGAATGTAGAGCTCTCTTTGACACTTTCAATAAAAAAGTTGAAACAGAGGTAGATTTACTTTTATTTCTTTTACCAGTACCTGATAAAGATGATTTGAATAATGAATTAGATCAAAAACTAAAATACATGCAAAAAATATGA